The following proteins are encoded in a genomic region of Bernardetia sp. MNP-M8:
- a CDS encoding SusC/RagA family TonB-linked outer membrane protein, producing MKRKLLLSALMSLMLVGSAWAQRTITGTVIDAVQGGLPGATVQVKGTNTGTTTDLEGKYSITVPEGSEILVFRFVGYTTKEETIDNRTTIDVTLAEDILGEVIITAIGIAKEKKALGYAVQDISGSELIKAPDGNALNNMSGKLAGVQVINTSGTVGGPTNVIIRGMSSVNGNNQPLYVIDGIPINNSTFRGTTNTRDGAAVGNAAIDINPNDIESMSVLKGPSATALYGSRAANGVIIITTKKGTGKKLSVEFNSSATFSSPLLLPQYQNEYAQGLNGQYEIIDASWGPRIGSADSKGVTDWKGDVVDLVARPDNIKDFYETGENWVNSISIAGSGQDIDYRLGYTNFTQTGILPNTDLTRNTFTFNAGGKLAPKLTVRSSASYVRSNSDNLGVQGQGGASIPIMFMWAPRTLDWNELKDYRNSEGTQDPLNIQRKWINYFDNPHFALEENTFSQDRNRLIGNVEAGYDILSWLTFTARLGADVYSDSRRQLYAVGSDDRASGGFYEDNYNVRNINTDLLLTINRKLSEDINLTAIIGNNSIDNRTKRLFFDGTGLITPDFYSASNLENITDRSNTLTEYRLYGIFTTVDLSYRNYLFLTVSARNDWSSTLPKDNNSFFYPSISSSFVFSDAFDLNDEILSFGKVRASWGQAGRDATPYQLASTYSRPVIDNFPANNDINFPFNGTPGFTVGSSIGNPTLSPEITTSYEFGLDLRFLDNRLGVDLTYYNANSRDQIINVTIPESTGYSTLTLNAGDIRNRGIELAITGTPIRTASGFSWNTMLNYTRNRNEVLKTYNDTDLSLGGGQVLRVGEAFGSWFGPDYARTDDGRAIINPNTGLPAVSSESTIQGNTNPDFMLGFQNEFNFKGFQLSFLFDIRQGGKFRSLTTSVLRYAGQVEETLANRETPFVLDGVIDNGDGTFLPNDIEITAEQYWEDRIFDLRATLLDASFIKLRELRLGYSLPKSVVSRTPFKAISVAIVGRNLWMQSESKHVDPELATIGTVSNIMGYEYGSIPSTKSLGVNLRVAL from the coding sequence ATGAAGAGAAAATTATTACTAAGTGCGCTAATGAGTCTTATGCTGGTTGGTTCAGCATGGGCACAGCGAACAATTACTGGTACAGTAATAGACGCCGTTCAAGGTGGTTTACCTGGTGCAACTGTACAGGTAAAAGGAACAAATACAGGTACAACTACCGATTTAGAGGGTAAATACTCTATTACTGTACCTGAAGGAAGTGAAATACTTGTTTTTCGCTTTGTAGGATATACTACGAAAGAGGAAACAATAGATAATCGTACAACTATTGATGTAACACTAGCTGAAGATATTTTAGGCGAAGTTATAATTACAGCAATAGGCATCGCAAAAGAGAAAAAAGCTTTGGGGTATGCTGTACAAGACATTAGTGGTTCAGAATTAATCAAAGCTCCAGATGGAAATGCTCTTAATAATATGAGTGGTAAACTAGCAGGTGTTCAGGTAATAAATACTTCAGGAACAGTTGGTGGACCTACTAATGTTATTATTCGTGGAATGTCATCTGTTAATGGAAACAACCAACCTTTATATGTTATAGATGGTATTCCTATAAATAATAGTACTTTTAGAGGAACTACTAATACTAGAGATGGTGCTGCTGTAGGTAATGCAGCTATTGACATTAATCCTAATGATATAGAGTCAATGTCTGTTCTTAAAGGACCTTCAGCTACAGCCTTATATGGATCTCGTGCTGCAAATGGCGTAATTATAATTACTACTAAAAAAGGAACAGGTAAAAAACTTTCTGTAGAATTTAACTCTTCAGCTACATTTTCTAGTCCTTTACTCCTTCCTCAATATCAAAATGAGTATGCTCAAGGTCTTAATGGTCAATATGAAATCATTGATGCGAGTTGGGGACCACGAATTGGCTCTGCTGACTCAAAAGGAGTGACAGATTGGAAAGGTGATGTAGTTGATTTAGTAGCTAGACCAGATAATATTAAAGATTTCTATGAAACAGGAGAAAACTGGGTAAATAGTATTTCTATAGCTGGTAGTGGACAAGATATTGACTACCGTTTAGGTTATACAAACTTTACACAAACAGGTATTTTACCTAATACTGATTTAACTAGAAATACTTTTACTTTTAATGCAGGAGGTAAATTAGCACCTAAATTAACTGTAAGATCTTCAGCATCTTATGTACGTAGCAATTCTGACAACTTGGGTGTACAAGGTCAAGGAGGAGCATCTATTCCTATTATGTTTATGTGGGCACCTCGTACTCTAGATTGGAATGAATTAAAAGATTATCGTAATTCAGAAGGAACACAAGATCCTCTAAATATTCAACGTAAATGGATAAACTATTTTGATAATCCTCACTTTGCATTAGAAGAAAATACATTTTCTCAAGATCGTAATCGCTTGATAGGTAATGTAGAGGCTGGATATGATATATTGAGTTGGTTAACTTTTACAGCACGTTTAGGAGCTGATGTATATAGTGACTCACGTCGCCAATTATATGCAGTAGGTTCTGATGATAGAGCTTCTGGTGGTTTTTATGAAGACAATTATAATGTTCGTAATATAAATACAGATTTATTATTGACTATTAATCGTAAGCTTTCTGAAGACATAAATCTTACAGCAATTATTGGAAATAACTCTATTGACAATCGTACAAAAAGGTTATTCTTTGATGGCACTGGTTTAATTACTCCAGATTTTTACTCTGCCTCTAATTTGGAAAATATAACAGATAGAAGTAATACTCTAACTGAGTATCGTCTATATGGTATTTTTACTACTGTTGATTTAAGCTATCGTAATTATCTATTCCTTACAGTAAGTGCTCGTAATGACTGGTCTTCTACATTACCTAAAGATAATAATTCATTCTTCTATCCATCTATATCTTCTAGTTTTGTATTTTCAGATGCATTTGATTTGAATGATGAAATTCTTTCTTTTGGTAAAGTAAGAGCAAGTTGGGGACAAGCAGGTCGTGATGCTACCCCATATCAATTAGCATCTACCTATTCTCGTCCTGTAATTGATAATTTCCCAGCTAATAATGATATTAATTTTCCTTTTAATGGAACACCTGGATTTACAGTAGGTTCATCTATTGGTAATCCAACATTAAGTCCTGAAATTACAACTTCTTATGAGTTTGGTTTAGATTTACGTTTCTTAGACAATAGACTTGGAGTAGATTTAACTTACTATAATGCAAACAGTCGTGATCAAATAATTAATGTTACTATTCCTGAATCAACAGGTTATTCTACTCTAACATTAAATGCTGGTGATATTCGCAATAGAGGTATCGAACTTGCTATTACTGGTACACCTATACGTACTGCGTCTGGCTTTTCTTGGAATACAATGTTAAATTATACTCGTAATCGAAATGAAGTATTAAAAACATACAATGATACAGATCTTAGTTTAGGTGGTGGTCAAGTATTGAGAGTAGGTGAAGCATTTGGTAGTTGGTTTGGTCCTGATTATGCCAGAACAGATGATGGAAGAGCAATTATTAATCCTAATACAGGACTTCCTGCTGTTTCTTCAGAGTCTACTATACAAGGTAATACAAATCCTGATTTTATGTTAGGTTTCCAAAATGAATTTAACTTTAAAGGATTTCAATTAAGTTTCTTATTTGATATACGCCAAGGTGGTAAATTTAGGTCTTTAACTACAAGCGTATTGCGTTATGCAGGACAAGTAGAAGAAACTTTAGCAAATCGTGAAACACCATTCGTTTTAGATGGTGTAATAGATAACGGTGATGGAACATTTCTTCCTAATGATATAGAGATAACAGCTGAACAGTATTGGGAAGATAGAATATTTGATCTTCGTGCTACTCTTTTAGATGCTAGTTTTATTAAATTAAGAGAACTACGTTTAGGCTATAGTTTACCAAAATCTGTAGTAAGTCGTACTCCATTTAAAGCTATTTCTGTAGCTATTGTAGGACGTAATCTTTGGATGCAATCAGAATCTAAACATGTAGATCCTGAATTAGCTACTATTGGTACAGTTTCTAATATAATGGGATATGAATATGGAAGCATTCCTAGTACAAAAAGTCTAGGTGTTAACTTACGTGTAGCTCTTTAA